Proteins encoded within one genomic window of Haloimpatiens massiliensis:
- the adhE gene encoding bifunctional acetaldehyde-CoA/alcohol dehydrogenase, whose product MKVTNTQELMDKIEEVRKAQRKFGTYSQEQVDEIFRRASIAANSNRLNLAKMAVEETGMGIVEDKVIKNHFASEYMYNKYKYEKTCGVIEKDEAFGICKIAEPIGVIAAVVPTTNPTSTAIFKALIALKTRNGIIFSPHPRAKKCTIAAAKIILDAAVEAGAPEGIIGWIDEPSIELSQVVMRESDMILATGGPGMVKAAYSSGKPAIGVGSGNTPVIIDETADIRMAVNSILLSKTFDNGVICASEQSVIVISSIYDKVKKEFLDRGAYILNGDELDKVRNIILINGNLNANIVGQPAYKIAEIAGVNVPENAKVLIGEVESVELEEPFSHEKLSPVLAMYKAEKFDDALNKAERLVELGGIGHTSSLYIDTNKGKEKIEKFSHRMKTGRTIINMPSSQGAIGDIYNFKLAPSLTLGCGSWGGNSVSENVGPKHLLNIKNVAERRENMLWFRVPEKIYFKYGSIGVALKELKDLNKKKAFIVTDRVLFELGYANKITSVLNEIDINYKIFTDVQPDPTLSAAINGAEEMKSYKPDTIIALGGGSAMDAAKIMWVLYEHPEVKFEDLAMRFMDIRKRVYKFPTMGEKANLICIATSAGTGSEVTPFAVITDEKTGIKYPLADYELTPDIAIVDAELMMNMPKGLTSASGIDALTHAIEAYVSIMASDFTNGMSLEAIKLIFEYLPVAYNEGATNVEAREKMAHASTIAGIAFANAFLGTCHSMAHKLGSAHHIPHGIANALLINEVIKFNAVDNPRKQAAFPQYKYPNVKERYAKIADYLGLGGETADEKVTLLTKAIDELKAKINIPMSIKEAGVSEEDFFATLDVMSEQAFDDQCTGANPRYPLIEEIKQMYINAFGK is encoded by the coding sequence ATGAAGGTAACTAATACTCAAGAATTGATGGACAAAATAGAAGAAGTAAGAAAGGCTCAAAGAAAATTTGGAACTTATAGTCAGGAACAAGTAGATGAGATTTTTAGAAGGGCATCAATAGCAGCAAATAGTAATAGACTTAATCTTGCCAAAATGGCAGTAGAAGAAACAGGTATGGGCATTGTAGAGGATAAGGTAATTAAAAATCATTTTGCTTCAGAATATATGTATAACAAGTATAAATATGAAAAGACATGCGGAGTTATAGAAAAGGATGAAGCCTTTGGTATATGCAAAATTGCTGAACCTATAGGAGTAATTGCAGCAGTGGTTCCTACAACAAATCCTACATCCACTGCAATATTTAAGGCGTTAATAGCATTAAAGACAAGAAATGGTATAATTTTTTCACCACACCCAAGAGCAAAAAAGTGTACTATAGCGGCAGCTAAAATCATACTTGATGCAGCAGTTGAAGCAGGAGCACCAGAGGGAATAATAGGATGGATTGATGAGCCATCTATTGAACTTTCACAGGTAGTTATGAGAGAATCTGATATGATTTTGGCTACAGGTGGTCCAGGAATGGTTAAAGCCGCTTATTCATCAGGTAAGCCTGCTATTGGTGTTGGCTCGGGAAATACACCTGTAATTATTGATGAAACTGCAGATATAAGGATGGCAGTAAATTCAATACTTCTTTCAAAAACCTTTGACAATGGAGTTATTTGTGCATCTGAGCAATCAGTAATAGTAATTAGTTCAATATACGATAAAGTTAAAAAAGAATTTTTAGACAGAGGTGCTTATATACTTAATGGAGATGAACTGGATAAAGTAAGAAATATAATTTTAATAAATGGAAATCTGAATGCTAATATAGTAGGTCAGCCGGCATATAAAATAGCTGAGATAGCAGGAGTTAATGTGCCAGAGAATGCCAAAGTCCTTATAGGAGAGGTAGAATCAGTAGAACTAGAAGAGCCATTTTCACATGAAAAGTTATCACCAGTACTTGCAATGTATAAAGCTGAAAAATTCGACGATGCTTTAAATAAGGCAGAAAGACTTGTGGAGTTAGGAGGAATTGGTCATACATCCTCCCTTTATATAGATACTAACAAGGGTAAAGAAAAAATAGAGAAGTTCAGTCACAGGATGAAAACCGGTAGAACTATAATAAATATGCCTTCATCCCAAGGCGCTATAGGTGATATATATAACTTTAAATTAGCACCATCTTTAACTCTAGGCTGCGGTTCTTGGGGTGGAAACTCTGTATCAGAAAATGTGGGACCTAAGCATTTATTAAACATTAAGAACGTGGCTGAGAGGAGAGAAAATATGCTATGGTTTAGGGTGCCAGAAAAAATTTACTTTAAATATGGTAGTATAGGAGTTGCACTAAAGGAATTAAAAGATTTAAATAAGAAAAAGGCATTTATAGTAACAGACAGAGTTCTTTTTGAATTAGGCTATGCAAATAAAATCACGTCTGTACTTAATGAAATAGATATAAACTATAAAATATTTACAGATGTACAGCCAGATCCAACACTTTCAGCAGCTATAAACGGTGCAGAAGAAATGAAAAGTTATAAGCCAGATACCATAATAGCCCTAGGTGGTGGCTCGGCTATGGATGCAGCTAAGATTATGTGGGTACTATATGAGCATCCAGAAGTGAAATTTGAAGATTTAGCTATGAGATTTATGGATATAAGAAAGAGAGTTTACAAATTTCCTACTATGGGAGAAAAGGCAAATCTTATATGTATTGCCACATCCGCAGGAACTGGTTCAGAGGTTACTCCGTTCGCAGTTATAACTGATGAAAAAACAGGGATTAAGTATCCATTAGCAGACTATGAACTAACTCCTGATATAGCTATAGTGGATGCTGAACTTATGATGAATATGCCAAAGGGATTGACTTCAGCTTCAGGTATAGATGCTCTAACTCACGCTATAGAAGCCTATGTATCAATTATGGCATCAGATTTTACCAATGGCATGTCACTAGAGGCTATAAAATTAATATTCGAATATTTGCCAGTGGCATACAATGAAGGAGCAACTAATGTGGAAGCTAGAGAAAAAATGGCGCATGCCTCAACTATTGCTGGTATTGCTTTTGCCAATGCATTCCTAGGTACATGTCACTCTATGGCACATAAACTAGGATCAGCACACCATATACCACATGGAATTGCCAATGCACTACTAATAAATGAAGTTATAAAATTCAATGCAGTAGATAATCCAAGAAAACAAGCTGCCTTCCCTCAATATAAATATCCAAATGTTAAAGAAAGATATGCAAAAATTGCTGATTACTTAGGATTAGGTGGAGAAACAGCAGATGAAAAAGTAACATTGCTAACAAAGGCTATAGATGAGTTAAAAGCTAAAATAAATATACCAATGTCCATAAAGGAAGCAGGAGTTTCAGAAGAAGATTTCTTTGCTACTTTAGATGTTATGTCAGAGCAAGCCTTTGATGATCAATGCACCGGAGCTAATCCTAGATATCCTTTAATAGAAGAAATAAAGCAAATGTATATAAATGCTTTTGGTAAATAG
- a CDS encoding insulinase family protein, protein MQLNKTYSGFKLLETKELKDINSTGMIFQHEKTGAKLLFLKNEDDNKVFSISFRTPPENSTGVPHIIEHSVLCGSRKFPVKEPFVELIKGSLNTFLNAMTFADKTMYPVASKNDKDFVNLMDVYLDAVLYPDIYKHREIFMQEGWHYELENKEDELKYKGVVYNEMKGAFSSPDSVLMRKIQESLFPDTTYGVESGGDPDNIPELSYEEFINFHKRYYHPSNSYIYLYGNMDIEEKLKFIDENYLKDFDKLEIDSKIHSQKPFNSTVETVVNYPISPNENHEDKTFLSYNFVTGSSTDPEEYLALDILETILLESESSPLKKALIEANLGKDVYGFYDRSIIQPLFSIVVKNSNENKKEDFKNVVTNTLKDLVAKGLDKKLIEACINRKEFDLREANYQSLPKGLAYGIQCMDSWLYEESPFMHLEFEDTLKKIKTALTTNYFEKLIEKYLLGNTHSSILIVKPEKGLTEKKDAKISEELKKYKESLSEEEINKIIEDTKNLMKRQVTPDSPEDLKVIPLLSLEDIRKDSDVLPLVEKEECGVKVLHHPIFTSGIGYLTMYFDMGEVSKDLIPYASLLSAILTNISTKNYNYEDLTNEIDINTGGMSFSAACYSKFDDSSTFYPKFNVRAKVLIDKLPRLMELLGEIISNTEFDEDKKIKEMIQKIKSRLEMSMFDRGHMVAAKRVCSYFSPSTKYNEMINGIDFYKFICTLEKNFENRWDELKSNLEKVYTMVFNKENLIVSFTSAEKDYDKFKETFCNLYNDLNDSKAACCKPNFNFKAENEGFMTSAKVQYVAKGYNFRKLGYDYTGALKVLKTIISFDYLWNKVRVQGGAYGCMSHFEMNGNLFFTSYRDPNLKETLNTYNDIYKYVEILGVDEREMTKYIIGTMSEVDSPLTPSMMGDAAAVNYIRGISQEAIQKERDEILNCNIENLKNLKALFQQLAKENYICVIGNENKITENKDLFNKTLNLFE, encoded by the coding sequence ATGCAATTAAATAAAACATACAGCGGCTTTAAGCTACTAGAAACAAAAGAGCTTAAAGATATAAATTCTACTGGAATGATTTTTCAACATGAAAAAACCGGTGCAAAACTTTTGTTCTTAAAAAATGAGGACGATAATAAGGTGTTTTCTATTTCTTTTAGAACTCCACCTGAAAACAGCACTGGAGTACCACATATAATAGAGCACTCCGTTCTATGTGGTTCTAGAAAATTTCCTGTTAAAGAGCCTTTTGTAGAACTTATAAAAGGATCCTTAAACACATTTTTAAATGCCATGACTTTTGCAGATAAAACCATGTATCCTGTGGCAAGTAAAAATGATAAAGACTTTGTAAACCTTATGGATGTTTATCTTGATGCAGTTTTATATCCTGATATATATAAGCATCGTGAGATATTCATGCAAGAAGGCTGGCACTATGAATTAGAAAATAAAGAAGACGAATTAAAATATAAAGGCGTCGTTTACAACGAAATGAAAGGTGCTTTCTCATCACCAGACTCTGTACTTATGAGAAAAATACAGGAATCTTTATTTCCTGATACCACCTATGGAGTGGAATCAGGCGGAGATCCTGACAATATTCCTGAGCTTTCTTATGAAGAATTCATAAACTTCCATAAGAGATATTATCATCCTTCAAACAGCTATATTTACCTTTATGGAAATATGGACATAGAAGAAAAACTTAAATTTATAGATGAAAACTACCTAAAGGATTTTGATAAATTAGAAATAGATTCAAAAATTCATTCACAGAAACCATTTAATAGTACTGTTGAAACTGTGGTTAATTATCCTATATCTCCAAATGAAAATCATGAGGATAAAACCTTCCTAAGTTATAACTTTGTAACTGGAAGCTCCACAGATCCTGAAGAATACCTAGCTCTAGATATTTTAGAAACCATTCTTCTTGAAAGTGAATCTTCTCCACTTAAAAAAGCTCTTATAGAAGCAAACCTTGGAAAAGACGTTTATGGCTTCTATGACAGAAGTATTATTCAACCTTTATTCAGTATAGTGGTTAAAAATTCCAATGAGAATAAAAAAGAAGATTTTAAAAATGTAGTAACAAATACTCTTAAAGACTTAGTGGCTAAAGGCTTAGATAAGAAGTTAATTGAGGCTTGTATAAACAGAAAAGAATTTGACCTTAGAGAAGCTAATTATCAAAGTTTACCTAAAGGACTTGCATATGGTATTCAATGCATGGACAGCTGGCTATATGAAGAAAGTCCATTTATGCACTTAGAATTTGAAGATACTCTTAAAAAAATAAAAACCGCTCTTACTACAAATTATTTTGAAAAATTAATTGAGAAATATCTTTTAGGCAATACTCACAGTTCTATACTTATAGTAAAACCTGAAAAAGGGCTTACAGAAAAAAAAGATGCAAAAATAAGTGAAGAACTTAAAAAGTATAAAGAAAGTCTAAGTGAAGAAGAAATAAATAAAATAATAGAAGATACTAAAAATCTTATGAAAAGACAGGTAACTCCTGATTCTCCTGAAGATTTAAAGGTTATACCTCTTTTATCTTTAGAGGACATAAGAAAAGATTCTGATGTGCTTCCTTTAGTAGAAAAAGAAGAATGTGGTGTTAAAGTTCTTCATCACCCTATTTTTACCAGTGGCATTGGATATTTAACTATGTACTTTGACATGGGTGAAGTCTCTAAAGATTTAATCCCTTATGCGTCACTTTTATCTGCTATTTTAACTAATATAAGTACAAAAAACTATAACTATGAGGATTTAACCAACGAAATTGACATAAATACAGGTGGTATGAGCTTTAGCGCTGCATGTTACAGCAAGTTTGATGACTCTAGCACTTTCTACCCTAAATTTAATGTTAGAGCTAAAGTTTTAATAGATAAACTTCCTAGACTTATGGAACTTTTAGGAGAAATAATATCAAATACTGAATTTGATGAAGATAAAAAGATAAAAGAAATGATTCAAAAAATAAAATCAAGACTTGAAATGTCTATGTTTGATAGAGGTCATATGGTAGCTGCAAAACGTGTATGCTCCTACTTCTCTCCTTCAACTAAATACAATGAAATGATAAACGGTATAGACTTTTATAAGTTTATATGCACTCTTGAAAAGAATTTTGAAAATAGATGGGATGAACTTAAGTCTAATTTAGAAAAAGTATATACTATGGTATTTAACAAGGAAAACCTTATAGTTAGCTTTACTAGCGCGGAAAAGGATTATGATAAGTTCAAGGAAACTTTCTGCAATCTATATAATGATTTAAATGACAGTAAAGCTGCTTGCTGTAAACCTAATTTTAATTTCAAAGCAGAAAATGAAGGTTTCATGACTTCTGCGAAAGTTCAATATGTAGCAAAAGGCTATAACTTCAGAAAACTTGGATATGATTATACTGGAGCTCTTAAGGTTTTGAAAACTATAATAAGTTTTGATTACCTATGGAATAAGGTACGTGTTCAAGGTGGAGCTTACGGATGCATGTCACACTTTGAAATGAATGGTAACCTATTCTTTACCTCCTATAGAGACCCTAACTTAAAGGAAACTCTAAATACCTATAATGATATTTATAAATATGTTGAAATATTAGGTGTAGATGAAAGAGAAATGACTAAGTATATCATAGGAACCATGAGTGAAGTAGACTCTCCATTAACACCATCTATGATGGGAGATGCCGCTGCAGTTAACTATATAAGAGGAATTTCTCAAGAAGCTATCCAAAAGGAAAGAGATGAAATATTAAACTGTAATATAGAAAATTTAAAGAACTTAAAAGCTCTTTTCCAACAGCTAGCTAAAGAAAACTATATCTGCGTAATTGGAAATGAAAATAAAATTACAGAAAACAAAGATTTATTTAATAAAACCCTTAATTTATTTGAATAA
- a CDS encoding helix-turn-helix domain-containing protein, whose product MKNKMYSIEETAKILNVHAITVRRYIKEGKIVASKIGGKWSISSSSIEELLDKSINVKKSNDKIKNFTENFTIKDKKISVCSIINVKSESPEELSPLCNELMTAINANDSLRKWVNFEYMFLQEEGIGRFTIYGNPKFVGKLLSIVGKYEE is encoded by the coding sequence ATGAAAAACAAAATGTATTCTATAGAAGAAACTGCAAAGATACTTAATGTCCATGCCATTACCGTAAGAAGATACATAAAGGAAGGAAAAATTGTGGCAAGTAAAATAGGTGGGAAATGGAGCATATCGTCTTCCTCAATAGAAGAGCTTTTGGACAAAAGTATCAATGTTAAAAAGTCTAATGATAAAATTAAAAATTTTACAGAGAATTTTACTATTAAGGATAAGAAAATATCTGTATGTTCCATAATAAATGTGAAGAGTGAGAGCCCAGAGGAATTAAGCCCTCTTTGCAATGAGCTTATGACAGCTATAAATGCTAATGATTCCTTGAGAAAGTGGGTAAATTTTGAGTACATGTTTTTACAAGAAGAGGGCATAGGCAGGTTCACCATATACGGTAATCCTAAATTTGTGGGAAAGTTACTTAGTATAGTGGGGAAATATGAAGAATAA
- the hcp gene encoding hydroxylamine reductase: MENTTNMFCYQCQETAGCKGCTHRGVCGKTADVANLQDLLIYNLKGISMYSMKAEEIGMDNIAVDRLIMDSLFTTITNANFDREFFIERIKETLEVKENLRKVLGDKGVDLSLVNHDAALWTANAVEEFEVKAKTVGVLATENEDVRSLRELLIYGVKGLAAYLHHAYALGYEDKNIYAFMKKALVSTTEALSVDEMVAIVLECGKFGVDGMAILDKANTTTYGHPEITKVNLGVRNNPAILISGHDLKDLQDLLEQTKGTGVDVYTHGEMLPAHYYPAFKKYDNFVGNYGNAWWKQNEEFEKFNGPILMTTNCLVPPKDSYKDRVYTTGAVGFSGLKHIEERNEGKSKDFSIIIENAKKCAPPTELEKGEIVGGFAHNTVFSLADKVVEAVKSGAIKRFFVMAGCDGRAKSRNYYTDFAKALPKDTVILTAGCAKYKYNKLDLGDIGGIPRVLDAGQCNDSYSLALIALKLKEAFELNDVNELPISYNIAWYEQKAVIVLLALLHLGVKNIHLGPTLPAFLSPNVAKVLVDNFGIGGITNVEDDMKMFME, translated from the coding sequence ATGGAAAATACAACTAATATGTTTTGTTATCAATGTCAAGAAACAGCAGGCTGCAAAGGATGTACTCATAGAGGTGTATGTGGAAAAACTGCAGATGTGGCTAATTTACAGGATTTGTTAATTTATAACTTAAAGGGAATAAGCATGTATTCTATGAAAGCAGAAGAAATAGGCATGGACAATATAGCTGTAGACAGATTAATAATGGATAGCTTGTTTACTACTATAACTAATGCTAATTTTGATAGAGAATTCTTTATAGAAAGAATTAAAGAAACTTTAGAAGTAAAAGAGAATTTAAGAAAGGTTTTAGGAGATAAAGGGGTAGATTTAAGCTTAGTAAATCATGACGCTGCATTATGGACAGCAAATGCTGTAGAAGAATTTGAAGTCAAAGCTAAAACTGTAGGGGTACTAGCTACAGAAAATGAAGACGTAAGATCTTTAAGAGAGCTTTTAATATATGGAGTAAAGGGACTAGCTGCTTATTTACACCATGCTTATGCTCTAGGCTATGAAGATAAAAATATATATGCTTTCATGAAAAAGGCATTAGTATCCACAACAGAAGCTTTATCTGTGGATGAAATGGTTGCTATAGTTTTAGAATGTGGAAAATTTGGTGTAGATGGCATGGCTATTTTAGATAAGGCAAATACTACTACTTATGGACATCCTGAAATAACTAAAGTTAATTTAGGTGTTAGAAATAACCCGGCTATATTAATAAGCGGACATGACCTTAAGGATTTACAAGATTTATTAGAGCAAACAAAGGGGACAGGAGTAGATGTATACACTCACGGTGAAATGCTTCCAGCTCATTACTACCCAGCATTTAAGAAATATGATAACTTTGTAGGAAACTACGGAAATGCTTGGTGGAAGCAAAATGAAGAATTTGAAAAATTCAATGGACCAATACTTATGACTACAAACTGTTTAGTTCCCCCAAAGGATTCATACAAAGATAGAGTATACACTACAGGAGCAGTTGGATTCTCAGGACTTAAACATATAGAAGAAAGAAATGAGGGAAAATCAAAAGACTTTTCAATTATTATAGAAAATGCTAAGAAGTGCGCTCCACCTACAGAATTAGAAAAAGGTGAAATAGTAGGAGGATTTGCCCACAATACAGTATTTTCACTAGCAGATAAGGTAGTAGAGGCAGTTAAATCTGGTGCTATTAAGAGATTCTTCGTAATGGCAGGCTGTGATGGAAGAGCTAAGTCAAGAAACTACTACACAGATTTTGCAAAAGCTCTACCAAAGGATACTGTAATATTAACAGCAGGTTGTGCTAAATATAAATACAATAAGTTAGACCTAGGAGATATTGGAGGGATTCCAAGAGTATTGGATGCAGGACAATGTAACGATTCATATTCATTAGCATTAATAGCTTTAAAATTAAAAGAAGCATTTGAACTTAATGATGTAAATGAGCTTCCAATAAGCTACAATATAGCTTGGTATGAGCAAAAGGCAGTAATAGTTCTTCTAGCTTTATTACACTTAGGAGTTAAGAATATTCACTTAGGACCAACACTACCAGCATTCCTATCACCAAATGTTGCTAAGGTTTTAGTAGACAACTTTGGAATAGGTGGAATAACTAACGTAGAAGATGACATGAAAATGTTCATGGAATGA
- a CDS encoding HD domain-containing protein, whose translation MVTRAIEIALRAHENKKRIGTDIPYAVHPIEVGVILSRNKMDEDTIIAGIIHDAVEQEYLSLEEVEGIFGSKVKRIVEKVYIADKYQEGEDYVARKKRTLDYLREQASPEFKFVTCADRLSNVKMMQDEYKVIGDKVWDRYKEGYEKRKWYYQSLVVSLTQISSYDMYKEFVKRIEELFGPVSASVFINDDLKTIENRFDMDVAEQSTWLKEHMIGFLGQIIEEFEIEKDPNIKKDLREVMIKTLDMYNKQNNNEEIDISHDDWVNCIKIFYILRRFFKFNNVWIREHIGINYLAWYKLYDTEFKLKIK comes from the coding sequence ATGGTAACACGTGCTATAGAAATCGCTTTAAGAGCTCATGAAAATAAAAAGAGAATTGGTACAGATATACCTTATGCAGTACATCCTATAGAAGTGGGTGTAATTCTTTCAAGAAATAAAATGGATGAAGATACAATAATAGCAGGAATAATACATGATGCGGTGGAGCAGGAGTATTTATCACTAGAAGAAGTGGAAGGGATATTTGGATCTAAGGTTAAGAGAATAGTGGAAAAGGTATATATAGCAGATAAATATCAGGAAGGAGAAGACTATGTAGCTAGAAAGAAACGTACTCTAGATTACTTAAGAGAACAGGCTTCTCCAGAGTTTAAATTCGTAACTTGCGCAGATAGATTGAGTAATGTTAAGATGATGCAGGATGAATACAAGGTAATAGGCGATAAAGTTTGGGACAGATATAAAGAAGGATATGAAAAAAGAAAATGGTATTATCAAAGCTTGGTGGTAAGTTTAACTCAAATTTCTAGTTATGATATGTATAAGGAGTTTGTTAAAAGAATAGAGGAGCTTTTTGGACCTGTTTCAGCTTCCGTATTTATAAATGATGATCTTAAAACTATAGAAAATAGATTTGATATGGACGTAGCAGAACAATCCACATGGCTTAAAGAACATATGATAGGATTTTTAGGGCAGATTATAGAGGAATTTGAAATAGAAAAGGATCCGAATATAAAAAAAGATTTAAGAGAAGTTATGATAAAAACTTTAGATATGTATAATAAGCAAAATAACAATGAGGAAATTGATATTTCTCACGATGATTGGGTTAATTGCATTAAGATATTCTATATACTAAGAAGATTCTTTAAATTCAATAATGTTTGGATAAGAGAGCATATAGGTATAAATTATCTTGCATGGTATAAGTTATATGATACAGAGTTTAAATTAAAAATAAAATAA
- a CDS encoding DUF1659 domain-containing protein, with the protein MAAMENKVGSSIILRKVVSTTLEGKEVCKTQRFSKVKITATAQDIFDVAEAMTGIIVYPVKEILREDTSTVING; encoded by the coding sequence ATGGCAGCTATGGAGAACAAAGTAGGAAGTTCCATAATTTTAAGAAAAGTGGTATCAACTACTTTAGAGGGAAAAGAAGTTTGTAAAACTCAAAGGTTTTCTAAAGTAAAAATTACAGCTACAGCTCAGGATATATTTGATGTAGCTGAGGCAATGACAGGGATTATAGTATATCCAGTTAAGGAAATATTAAGAGAAGATACTAGCACAGTAATAAATGGATAA
- a CDS encoding DUF2922 domain-containing protein, translating to MARDLVMYFIDQDRKKVSLRLKDVKEDTTQEKIEGLMDLIIQKNIFKLSAGDLVMKDRAEIISSTVEEIKF from the coding sequence ATGGCTAGAGATTTAGTTATGTACTTTATAGATCAGGATAGAAAAAAAGTATCTTTAAGGTTAAAAGATGTAAAGGAAGATACGACACAGGAGAAGATAGAGGGATTAATGGATTTAATAATCCAAAAGAATATATTTAAATTGTCTGCTGGAGATCTTGTAATGAAGGATAGAGCAGAAATAATAAGCAGTACAGTTGAAGAAATTAAGTTTTAA
- a CDS encoding FeoA family protein, which yields MKSKFLDELSIGEQGSVVRISKESSVKRRLMDMGILPGTKLTVEGKAPMGDPIEIKLRGYKLTLRKSEASDILVEITA from the coding sequence ATGAAAAGTAAATTTTTAGATGAACTTTCTATAGGAGAACAGGGAAGTGTAGTTAGAATTTCAAAAGAAAGCTCAGTTAAAAGAAGGTTAATGGACATGGGAATACTTCCAGGAACGAAGCTTACAGTGGAAGGAAAAGCTCCTATGGGAGATCCTATAGAGATAAAATTAAGAGGGTATAAGCTTACTTTAAGAAAATCAGAAGCCAGTGATATTTTAGTAGAAATTACAGCTTAG
- a CDS encoding FeoA family protein produces the protein MKGMPLTFANIGQNLTITDINGGECMCKKLKEMGFVNGSKIKVMRNDVGPIIVKIGDGRIIIGRSMATKIMVAAG, from the coding sequence ATGAAAGGAATGCCTTTAACTTTTGCTAATATAGGACAAAACCTAACTATTACAGATATAAACGGTGGAGAATGTATGTGTAAAAAGCTTAAGGAAATGGGTTTTGTGAACGGAAGCAAAATAAAAGTTATGAGAAATGATGTAGGACCTATAATTGTAAAAATAGGCGATGGAAGAATTATAATAGGCAGAAGTATGGCTACCAAAATAATGGTGGCAGCAGGGTAG